The following proteins come from a genomic window of Athalia rosae chromosome 1, iyAthRosa1.1, whole genome shotgun sequence:
- the LOC105684198 gene encoding elongation factor 1-alpha: MGKEKIHINIVVIGHVDSGKSTTTGHLIYKCGGIDKRTIEKFEKEAQEMGKGSFKYAWVLDKLKAERERGITIDIALWKFETAKYYVTIIDAPGHRDFIKNMITGTSQADCAVLIVAAGTGEFEAGISKNGQTREHALLAFTLGVKQLIVGVNKMDSTAPPYSEVRFEEIKKEVSSYIKKIGYYPASVAFVPISGWNGDNMLEPSPKMPWYKGWKVERKDGNAEGKCLIEALDAILPPSRPTDKALRLPLQDVYKIGGIGTVPVGRVETGILKPGMVVTFAPAALTTEVKSVEMHHEALTEALPGDNVGFNVKNISVKELRRGYVAGDSKNSPPRGAADFTAQVIVLNHPGQISNGYTPVLDCHTAHIACKFAEIKAKCDRRTGKTNEENPKSIKSGDAAIVMLQPSKPMCVEAFQEFPPLGRFAVRDMRQTVAVGVIKSVNFKDTQGKVTKAAEKAQKKK, encoded by the exons ATGGGCAAGGAAAAGATCCACATCAACATCGTGGTCATAGGACACGTTGACTCCGGCAAGTCGACGACTACCGGTCATCTGATTTACAAATGCGGTGGAATCGACAAGCGGACTATcgagaagtttgaaaaagaggCTCAAGAAATGGGAAAGGGTTCCTTCAAGTACGCCTGGGTATTGGACAAACTGAAGGCGGAACGCGAACGCGGTATCACCATAGATATAGCTCTGTGGAAATTCGAAACGGCCAAATATTACGTGACAATTATCGACGCTCCGGGTCACAGGGATTTCATAAAGAACATGATCACCGGGACGAGTCAAGCCGACTGCGCGGTGCTGATAGTAGCCGCTGGCACCGGCGAATTCGAGGCCGGAATATCGAAGAACGGGCAAACCCGGGAGCACGCACTACTCGCGTTCACTCTGGGTGTCAAGCAGCTGATCGTCGGTGTTAACAAAATGGATTCGACCGCACCACCCTACTCGGAAGTCCGTTTCGAAGAGATAAAGAAGGAGGTGTCGtcgtacataaaaaaaattggctacTACCCAGCTTCCGTAGCGTTTGTTCCGATATCCGGATGGAACGGGGACAACATGCTCGAACCATCGCCAAAAATGCCCTGGTACAAAGGCTGGAAAGTAGAACGTAAGGACGGAAACGCTGAAGGTAAATGCTTGATCGAAGCTCTGGACGCCATTCTACCCCCGTCCCGGCCTACCGACAAAGCTCTTCGTCTGCCGCTTCAGGACGTCTACAAAATCGGGGGTATCGGAACGGTCCCGGTCGGCAGAGTCGAGACGGGAATCTTGAAGCCCGGAATGGTGGTCACCTTCGCCCCGGCAGCACTCACCACCGAAGTGAAATCGGTGGAGATGCACCACGAGGCTCTGACGGAGGCTCTCCCCGGCGACAACGTCGGCTTCAACGTGAAGAACATCTCCGTCAAGGAATTACGTCGCGGTTACGTGGCcggcgattcgaaaaattcgccgCCGAGAGGAGCGGCCGATTTCACCGCCCAAGTGATCGTCCTGAATCATCCGGGGCAAATAAGTAACGGGTACACGCCCGTACTCGATTGTCACACCGCGCACATCGCTTGCAAATTTGCCGAGATCAAAGCGAAGTGCGATCGTCGTAcgggaaaaacgaacgaggaaAATCCGAAGAGCATCAAAAGCGGGGACGCTGCCATCGTGATGTTACAGCCGAGTAAGCCGATGTGCGTGGAAGCTTTTCAAGAATTTCCGCCACTCGGACGTTTCGCTGTACGCGACATGCGTCAAACCGTTGCCGTCGGGGTGATCAAG AGCGTCAACTTCAAGGATACCCAAGGGAAGGTAACAAAGGCCGCGGAGAAGGCccagaagaaaaagtaa
- the LOC105684206 gene encoding actin-binding Rho-activating protein isoform X1, which translates to MSSVMFDSLGDKVAMFNQQATQHQSTQAKNPFTSGLNLPRPKFSKEEYGRPAAGSLSDIRGRKAFAHISKEIIELCEIINQNGTPCKDEPGIKGITFGDLFNIYTYVNDKCVGLLLRARKQKLLEFEGECLFQRRDDDVPIFLTKPMAEIRQIFKQKELEQQRIDAEKL; encoded by the exons ATGTCCTCAGTCATGTTC GACTCTCTGGGCGACAAAGTGGCCATGTTTAATCAGCAAGCCACTCAGCACCAAAGCACGCAAGCCAAGAATCCCTTCACATCTGGCTTGAATTTGCCCAGACCGAAATTCTCAAAAGAAGAATATGGAAG aCCAGCCGCTGGTTCATTGTCGGACATTCGTGGTCGCAAGGCATTCGCCCATATCAGTAAGGAGATCATTGAATTGTGCGAGATAATAAATCAGAACGGAACGCCTTGCAAAGACGAGCCAGGGATCAAGGGTATCACTTTCGGGGATTTGTTCAACATCTACACGTACGTAAACGACAAGTGCGTGGGACTCCTGCTGCGAGCCAGAAAACAGAAGCTATTAGAATTCGAAGGGGAGTGTCTCTTTCAG AGAAGGGACGACGACGTGCCGATATTCTTGACGAAGCCAATGGCGGAAATCAGGCAAATCttcaaacaaaaagaattagAACAACAGCGAATAGACgccgaaaaattataa
- the LOC105684206 gene encoding actin-binding Rho-activating protein isoform X2, with the protein MFNQQATQHQSTQAKNPFTSGLNLPRPKFSKEEYGRPAAGSLSDIRGRKAFAHISKEIIELCEIINQNGTPCKDEPGIKGITFGDLFNIYTYVNDKCVGLLLRARKQKLLEFEGECLFQRRDDDVPIFLTKPMAEIRQIFKQKELEQQRIDAEKL; encoded by the exons ATGTTTAATCAGCAAGCCACTCAGCACCAAAGCACGCAAGCCAAGAATCCCTTCACATCTGGCTTGAATTTGCCCAGACCGAAATTCTCAAAAGAAGAATATGGAAG aCCAGCCGCTGGTTCATTGTCGGACATTCGTGGTCGCAAGGCATTCGCCCATATCAGTAAGGAGATCATTGAATTGTGCGAGATAATAAATCAGAACGGAACGCCTTGCAAAGACGAGCCAGGGATCAAGGGTATCACTTTCGGGGATTTGTTCAACATCTACACGTACGTAAACGACAAGTGCGTGGGACTCCTGCTGCGAGCCAGAAAACAGAAGCTATTAGAATTCGAAGGGGAGTGTCTCTTTCAG AGAAGGGACGACGACGTGCCGATATTCTTGACGAAGCCAATGGCGGAAATCAGGCAAATCttcaaacaaaaagaattagAACAACAGCGAATAGACgccgaaaaattataa